A window of Aurantibacillus circumpalustris genomic DNA:
GTGATAAAGGACTCGGTTTATTTTATAAGCGATAACCGTGTGGCTATTGATATTTATGTAAACGAAGGGCATAAGTTTTATTTTGGAAACTTTAAATGGTTTGGAAACACAAAGTATAGAGGCGGCCAACTAGATACTGTTTTAAATATTCAAGCAGGTGATGTTTATGATCAAAGTAAACTAGAGCAGAAGTTATACATGAATCCAAACGGATATGATGTTTCCAGTTTGTATCTCGATGACGGTTATTTGTTTTTTCAAGCTCATGAGCAGGAGAGTAATGTTCACAACGATACAATTGACTTTGATATTATGATGTATGAGGGTAAACAAGCCACCATAAACAAGGTAACTATTAAAGGGAATGATAAGACAAACGATCATGTAATTTATCGTGAAATCAGAACGAAGCCAGGTCAGTTGTTTCGTCGTTCAGATATTATACGTACAAATCGCCAGCTTGCGCAGTTAGGGTATTTTGACCCCGAAAAATTGAATGTAATTCCTACACCAAACGCAGCAGACGGCACCGTTGATATTGAGTACATTGTTGAAGAAAAACCAAGTGACCAGATTGAATTAAGTGGCGGTTGGGGAGGTCAAACTCAATACAACAGCGGTGGAACGGCACGTGGTTTAGGTATTATAGGAACCCTTGGTCTTACTTTCAATAACTTCTCTACTAGGAATATTTTTAAGAAAGAAGCCTGGAGACCTTTACCAGCAGGTGATGGGCAAAGACTGAGTCTTCGCGCACAAACAAACGGAATTTATTATCAGTCATATAACTTCTCATTTACCGAACCTTGGCTAGGAGGAAAAAAACCAAATTCACTAACGGTATCGGCCTTTCATTCATTGTTTAATAATACAGCCGAGGGTAAATATATTAAAGTAGATGGAATAAAAAGAATTAACCCAGCGCGCTCGAGTATGAGTATTATTGGTGGCTCTATAGGATTGGGAAGAAATTTAAAATGGCCTGACAATTATTTTAGCATGTATGCTAATGTAAATTATAATTATTATGAACTTTTAAAATATCCTTCTTTTGTTTTTCAAACTGGTTTCGCTAATGATTTAAATTTAGGAGTTACTATTTCGCGGAATTCGGTGGATGCTCCAATTTACCCTAAAAGCGGATCGAATTTTGTTTTGAGTGGGCAATTCACGCCGCCCTATTCTTTACTTAATGGAAAAAATTATTCTGACCCTAACCTAACCGACGCGCAACGTTACAAATTCATAGAGTATCAAAAATACAAAATTACAGCAGAGTGGTTCACGCAATTAACTAATAAAAAAGCTGCCGAAGGCTCAGAAGCTCGTAATTTGGTGCTTCGTACAAAAATTGGCTATGGGTTTTTAGCGAGATATAAAAAAGAAACTGGTTTTTCTCCTTTTGAGCGCTTTTATATGGGAGGAAGTGGTATTAGCGGTTTTCAAAATTTTGTTGCGCGCGAGATCATTGGTTTAAGAGGTTATGTAGATAATTCGGTTTCTTCACAAACAGGAGACCCTATTGTTGCACGTTATACAATGGAACTGCGTTATCCAATTAGTTTAAATCCGTCGGCAACTATTTTTATCTTAGGTTTTGCAGAGGCGGGTAATAGTTGGTCAAACTATAAACAATTTAATCCATTTGAAGTTAAACGTAGTGCTGGACTTGGATTAAGGGTATTTTTACCCATGTTTGGTTTATTAGGAATTGATTACGGATGGGGTTTTGATCAAATCCCTGGAGGTGGTAATAGCAACGGCAATGGCAAGGGACAATTCCACTTTACGATTGGCGGAACCTTAGGTGAACTTTAAAAAAAATGTTAATTAAGCGATAAAGTATACATTGGCACGTTTTATGTTTAATCTTTAAAGAAATAGAATTATGACAAAGAAATTTTTAGTAGTTGCGCTTCTCTTGATTAGCTTCTTTTATGCAAGCTCACAGCCGGCGGCAAAATTTGGTTATGTTGATACAGACTACATATTAAGTGAAATTCCCGAGTATAAGGCAGCGCAAAGCGAATTGGACAAAACATCTGTAATGTGGCAAAAAGAAATTGACACGCGATACGCAGAAGTAGATAAGCTGTACAAAGCCTACCAAGCAGACGCCATTTTATTAACGGAAGAAATGAAGAAAAAACGTGAAAACGAAATAATTAACCGTGAAAAAGAGGTTAAAGACCTTCAGAAACAGCGTTTTGGAGTAGAAGGGGAACTGTTTAAAAAACGGCAAGAATTAGTTAAACCCATACAGGATAAGGTTTATAACGCTATTAAGGCTGTTGCAGAAAAATCTGGATTGGGATTTGTAATGGATAAAAGTGGACAGGTAGCCATACTTTATGCAAACAGTAAATACGATAAAAGTGACGATGTATTAGTTTACCTTGGATATAAAAAGTAAATTTGAAACCTTAATCAATAAAAATAACAGATGAACACAACAATTAAAAAAGTGGTATTAACAATTGTAGCGGCTGGTTCTTTAACCTTTGCTCAATCGCAAAAAATAGCACATTTAAGTTTTGACTCTTTGGTGAATATGATGCCAGAAACTAAAATAGCCACCGAAGCAGCTCAAACATTTTTAAAAGGTCTTGAACAAGAAAGTATTGCAATGCAAACTGAACTTGAAAACAAGTATAAAGATTACATGGAGAAACAAGCTACAATGAGCGACCTCCTTAAAAAGAATCGTGAAGAAGAACTTCAACAATTACAAAAAAGAATTGAAGATTTCAGAAATCAAGCAGATCAAGAATACAGACGTAAAACCGCAGATTTAACTGGCCCTATAATGGATAAGGCAAAAAAGGGAATTGACGCTGTTGCTAAAGAAGGTGGCTACAAGTATGTGTTAGACACAAGCTCAGATAGAACTTCAGTGTTATATCACGAGGCTTCAGATGACATTTTATTAGCTGTTAAGAAAAAATTAGACAGTATGCCAATGGCTACAATTCCAGGCGTTGCCCCTGCGGGTTCAGGAGGTATTAAAGCTCCTCAGCAAAACGCACCAAAACAAGCTCCACAAAAAAAATAATTTAAACCCTCTCTAAAAAAGAGGGTTTTTTGTTTAATATCTAAACAAAACAGAAAATCAACTGTTCCTCTAATAAATTTGATGTATGTCATCTAACTATTCGATAAAGGATCTTGAACTTCTGTCTGGCATAAAAGCACACACACTTCGTATATGGGAGCAACGTTACAAGGTTCTTAAGCCTGAGAGAACAGAGAGCAACATTCGTTATTACACGAATACAGACCTTAGACGAATATTAAACATTTCTATTCTAAATAAAAATGGACATAAAATTTCCAATATTGTAGAATTAAATGATTACGACCTTAAACTAGAGGTTGAAAAATACCTCAACAATTACCTTAAAGAAAGCGATCAAATCGAAAGCCTTTATATTTCATTATTGGAACTAAATGAACAACGCTTCGAAAATATCATTAACAATGCGATCGATAATTTTGGTTTTGAAAACACCATCGAAAAAATTGTATTTCCGTTTTTAAAACATTTGGGTAACATGTGGCAGGTTGGCGCCATAAGTCCAGCGCAGGAGCATTTTATTTCAAACTTAATCCGCCAAAAAGTAATCGCAAATATTGATAAAGCGGTTCCTGAAAAAAGCCTTAGGCCTAAAACTTATTTGTTTTTTCTACCCAGCAACGAATTACACGAAATGGGACTGCTCTATTTACACTACCTAACGAAAGTAAGAGGATGCAACTGTGTATATCTTGGGCAAAGTGTGCCAGTAGAAGATCTGATTAGTATTTCAACAACAATTCAACCAGACTACATAGTATCTGTTTTTACAAGCCGAATGCCTGACATGAAATTAAATAGTTTTTTAAAAGCTTGCCAGGAAGGACTTGTAGAACCAACATTTCTATTAAGCGGAAGATTATTAATGGATCCCGACGAAGAAATCGATTTACCTTCAAACAGATTTATATTATTTAAGGATTTTAATGATTATAAACAACGCCTTTAACCATGTTTAATAGTAATTAAGACTGAAAATTTTTTTCAGTCTTTTTTTTTGCCGTAATTTACGAGACTATGCAAGCGCTATTTTTATACAACACTTTAACGAGAAAAAAAGAAGAATTTAAAGCCCTCAATCCGCCTTTTGTTGGCCTGTATGTTTGTGGCCCCACAGTATACAGCGATGTGCATTTAGGCAATTGCCGCACGTTCGTTTCTTTTGATCTTATTTATCGTTATTTGTTGCATTTAGGCTATAAGGTACGTTACGTTCGTAATGTCACTGATGCTGGGCATTTGGAGGGTGATAGAGACGAAGGGGATGATAAGTTTGCAAAGAAAGCAAAGTTGGAACAATTGGAACCAATGGAAATTGTACAAAAGTACACCGTTGGGTTTAGAGACGTGATGCGCGATTTCAATACGCTGCCACCAAGCATAGAGCCTACTGCTACTGGACATATTTCCGAACAAATTGAAATGATAAAAGAAATCATCAGCAATGGTCTGGCTTATGAAACAAGCGGCACTGTATATTTTGATGTAGAGAAATACAGCAAAGAATTTAATTATGGCCAACTTACCAATCGCAAACTAGAAGAGTTATTGGAAGGCACCAGAGAATTAGGTGGCCAGGACGAAAAAAAAGGCAGACTTGATTTTGCACTTTGGATAAAAGCAAAACCTGAAACCATTATGCGCTGGCCATCACCTTGGGGCTGGGGCTTTCCGGGCTGGCACATTGAGTGTTCTGCTATGAGCAGAAAATACCTGGGAGATACATTTGATATTCATGGCGGCGGTATGGATTTGCAAGCAACTCATCATACCAATGAAATCGCACAGTCGCAAGCTTGTTATCATAAAACGCCAGTTAACTATTGGTTGCACACAAACATGCTTACAGTTAATGGAACACGTATGTCGAAAAGCGCAGGCAACGGATTTCTACCTGGAGAACTTTTTACAGGCAATCATCCTTTGTTAGAAAGGGGCTACAAACCAATGGCTGTTAGGTTTTTTATGCTTCAAACACATTATAGAAGCACACTTGATTTTAGTAATGAAGCTTTGCAAGCAAGTGAAAAGGGATTTGAGCGTTTAATGGACAGTTACAAAACCTTGCAAACATTAAGTGCGTCTCCCTCTTCTAATGAAGACATTCAGACCATTGAAAACAAGTGTTACGAAGCAATGAATGATGATTTTAATACCTCTGTATTAATTGCACATTTATTTGATGCTGCAAGAATTATTAATTCTGCCAACGATAAAAAAACAAATTTAACACAAGCAGACATTGACTTATTAAAAAAACTATACAATGATTTTTTGTTTGATGTCTTAGGATTGAAACAGGAAGAAAGTAATAATCGTTTAGATGCGGCTCTTGAGAAGGTAATGGAATTGGTTCTTGATATGAGGGCAAAAGCTAAGACTGGTAAGGACTTTAAGTTAAGTGATGAAATTCGCGACAAATTAATTGATGCGGGTATACAAATAAAAGACACAAAAGAAGGTAGTACCTGGAAAGTATAAATTATGAAGACCCGCTTAATTAAGTTAACGCAAGTAAAAGTTGTAGCCGCTTTTTTTATAATTGTTCTCTGCGCTACGTTTGTTTCATGTGGCGATTCAAATAAAGAAAAGCCTGTAGTTATTGATCAACCTAAAGCGAAACTTGTGCCTGAAATCGCACACACGCTTGTAAACACTTTTCCTCACGACACTACGGCTTTTACAGAGGGGCTCTTGTTTTACAATAATAATTTATTTGAAAGCACAGCGAATAATTTGAGTACCTGCGGCGGCACCGCATCGCCAGCTTATATGCCGCATACCAAATCGGCTATTGGTATCGTAAATCTTGAAAAAGGTAAACTGGATATAAAAGTCGAAATTGATAAAGCCCTATACTTTGGTGAAGGGATGGTTATACTCAACAATAAGATTTATCAGCTTACATATATGAACCAACTGGGTTTTATATATGATGCAAAAACTTACAAAAAAATCGGCCAATTTAATTATAAAAATAAAGAAGGCTGGGGACTCACAACTGACGGCAAACACATCATCATGAGTGACGGTACTTACAATTTAACCTACCTTAATCCAGATGATTTAAGTGTTGTGAAGACTATAGCTGTTACCGAGTCAGGTTATGGATTAGATCATATCAATGAATTAGAATTTATTAAAGGATTTATTTATGCGAATGTATGGATGACTAATTACATCGTTAAAATTGATCCCGTATCAGGTGAAGTAGTTGGAAAAATTGAATTAGATGAACTTAATGTTACAGCTAAAGCAAAATACCCCCGTAGCCTTGAAATGAACGGAATCGCGTATGATTCTATTTCTGATCGTATATTAGTTACAG
This region includes:
- a CDS encoding OmpH family outer membrane protein; this translates as MTKKFLVVALLLISFFYASSQPAAKFGYVDTDYILSEIPEYKAAQSELDKTSVMWQKEIDTRYAEVDKLYKAYQADAILLTEEMKKKRENEIINREKEVKDLQKQRFGVEGELFKKRQELVKPIQDKVYNAIKAVAEKSGLGFVMDKSGQVAILYANSKYDKSDDVLVYLGYKK
- a CDS encoding MerR family transcriptional regulator, with amino-acid sequence MSSNYSIKDLELLSGIKAHTLRIWEQRYKVLKPERTESNIRYYTNTDLRRILNISILNKNGHKISNIVELNDYDLKLEVEKYLNNYLKESDQIESLYISLLELNEQRFENIINNAIDNFGFENTIEKIVFPFLKHLGNMWQVGAISPAQEHFISNLIRQKVIANIDKAVPEKSLRPKTYLFFLPSNELHEMGLLYLHYLTKVRGCNCVYLGQSVPVEDLISISTTIQPDYIVSVFTSRMPDMKLNSFLKACQEGLVEPTFLLSGRLLMDPDEEIDLPSNRFILFKDFNDYKQRL
- a CDS encoding glutaminyl-peptide cyclotransferase, coding for MKTRLIKLTQVKVVAAFFIIVLCATFVSCGDSNKEKPVVIDQPKAKLVPEIAHTLVNTFPHDTTAFTEGLLFYNNNLFESTANNLSTCGGTASPAYMPHTKSAIGIVNLEKGKLDIKVEIDKALYFGEGMVILNNKIYQLTYMNQLGFIYDAKTYKKIGQFNYKNKEGWGLTTDGKHIIMSDGTYNLTYLNPDDLSVVKTIAVTESGYGLDHINELEFIKGFIYANVWMTNYIVKIDPVSGEVVGKIELDELNVTAKAKYPRSLEMNGIAYDSISDRILVTGKLWPNIYEIKFAH
- the bamA gene encoding outer membrane protein assembly factor BamA, translated to MTKRFFKLIALLVICFQVQAQQSDSLFLEAAKIKKKYRLAPIKIEGANFTDKSVIALLSGLTEGEEISIPGDKITDAIKKLWKQGLFEDIQILQDKIEDGKIFLTMKVVERPRLTKFNFKGNVKKSDADELRTKIRLLKERVVTDYLIGTIKNTVRDHYLAKGYYFNKVDITQINDTGTKTPHTILTIKVTKGRKVRIGKVTFIGNTVVKSGKLRRNLDDTKQFRWYNPFNSGKYLEENLEKDLPAIAAKYNSKGYRDARVIKDSVYFISDNRVAIDIYVNEGHKFYFGNFKWFGNTKYRGGQLDTVLNIQAGDVYDQSKLEQKLYMNPNGYDVSSLYLDDGYLFFQAHEQESNVHNDTIDFDIMMYEGKQATINKVTIKGNDKTNDHVIYREIRTKPGQLFRRSDIIRTNRQLAQLGYFDPEKLNVIPTPNAADGTVDIEYIVEEKPSDQIELSGGWGGQTQYNSGGTARGLGIIGTLGLTFNNFSTRNIFKKEAWRPLPAGDGQRLSLRAQTNGIYYQSYNFSFTEPWLGGKKPNSLTVSAFHSLFNNTAEGKYIKVDGIKRINPARSSMSIIGGSIGLGRNLKWPDNYFSMYANVNYNYYELLKYPSFVFQTGFANDLNLGVTISRNSVDAPIYPKSGSNFVLSGQFTPPYSLLNGKNYSDPNLTDAQRYKFIEYQKYKITAEWFTQLTNKKAAEGSEARNLVLRTKIGYGFLARYKKETGFSPFERFYMGGSGISGFQNFVAREIIGLRGYVDNSVSSQTGDPIVARYTMELRYPISLNPSATIFILGFAEAGNSWSNYKQFNPFEVKRSAGLGLRVFLPMFGLLGIDYGWGFDQIPGGGNSNGNGKGQFHFTIGGTLGEL
- the cysS gene encoding cysteine--tRNA ligase; the protein is MQALFLYNTLTRKKEEFKALNPPFVGLYVCGPTVYSDVHLGNCRTFVSFDLIYRYLLHLGYKVRYVRNVTDAGHLEGDRDEGDDKFAKKAKLEQLEPMEIVQKYTVGFRDVMRDFNTLPPSIEPTATGHISEQIEMIKEIISNGLAYETSGTVYFDVEKYSKEFNYGQLTNRKLEELLEGTRELGGQDEKKGRLDFALWIKAKPETIMRWPSPWGWGFPGWHIECSAMSRKYLGDTFDIHGGGMDLQATHHTNEIAQSQACYHKTPVNYWLHTNMLTVNGTRMSKSAGNGFLPGELFTGNHPLLERGYKPMAVRFFMLQTHYRSTLDFSNEALQASEKGFERLMDSYKTLQTLSASPSSNEDIQTIENKCYEAMNDDFNTSVLIAHLFDAARIINSANDKKTNLTQADIDLLKKLYNDFLFDVLGLKQEESNNRLDAALEKVMELVLDMRAKAKTGKDFKLSDEIRDKLIDAGIQIKDTKEGSTWKV
- a CDS encoding OmpH family outer membrane protein; protein product: MNTTIKKVVLTIVAAGSLTFAQSQKIAHLSFDSLVNMMPETKIATEAAQTFLKGLEQESIAMQTELENKYKDYMEKQATMSDLLKKNREEELQQLQKRIEDFRNQADQEYRRKTADLTGPIMDKAKKGIDAVAKEGGYKYVLDTSSDRTSVLYHEASDDILLAVKKKLDSMPMATIPGVAPAGSGGIKAPQQNAPKQAPQKK